The Alphaproteobacteria bacterium sequence TGGTGCAACTGGGCTATGACCCGATCTGGTTCGGCGTGCTGTTCGTGATGAACATGCAGATCTACTTCCTGTCGCCGCCCTTCGGCCCGGCCTGTTTCTGGCTGAAGAGCGTCGCGCCGCCGGAGATCACGCTGCAGAACATTTTCGCCAGCGTCTGGCCGTTCATCATCCTGCAGGTGATCGGGCTGGCCCTGGTGATCGTGTTCCCGGATATCGTGCTGTTCCTGCCGCGCGTGTTCGGCGGATAGCCGCGCGGTCGGCGGGCGCCTCAGGGCAGGCCGCCGGCGATGCGCAGATTGGCGCCGCTGGTGTAGCTGGCGGCGTCCGAGAGCAGATAGGCGACGCCCTGGGCGATTTCCTCCGGCGTGCCCGCCCGTTTCATCGGCAGGCCGGGCACGCGGCGGGCCAGTTCGTCCGGGCCCGGCATGTCGGTGGCGATCAGGCCGGGCGACACCGTGTTCACGCGGATGCCGTCGGCCACCAATTCCTGGGAAAGCCCGATGGTGAGCGAGTTCACCGCCCCCTTGGTCATGGCATAGAGCACCGAATTGTTCGGCGAGCCGCGATGGGCGGAGCCGCTGGAAATGTTGCAGATCACGCCGCCCTGGCCGCCATGCCGGGTGCTCATGCGCCGGATCGCCTGCTGGGTCGGATAGACATAGCCCTTGACGTTGACCGCCAGCATCCGGTCCACGGTTTCGCGGCGCATATCCTCGAACCGGCCGCGCTCGGTGATGACGCCGGCATTGTTGACCAGATGGGTGAGGGGGCCCAGCTCCCGGTCCACGGTCTGGAACAGGGTTTCGACCGCGTCCGGATCGGCGACGTCGGCCTTGACGGCGATGGCGGTGCCGCCGGCGTTCAGGATGTCGGCGGCGACCGTGGCGGCGGCCTCGGAATTGCCGGCATAGTTGATGGCGACGGCATAGCCCTGGCGCGCCAGCAGGCGCGCGCAGGCGGCGCCGATGCCGCGGCTGGCCCCGGTGATGAGGACGATTTTGGTCATGGGCGATGGCACCTCGATTGCGGCGGGTCGGGAAAGGCTCTAATCCTGTGAGCCAACCGCTCACAGCCGCCGGAGGCAAGCCCCCATGTCGCACTATTTCATCGAAGACCCGCGCGAGCACGGCCTGAAGTTCAATCCGTTCAAGGCCCTGATCGCGCCGCGCCCGATCGCCTGGGTCTCGACCGTCAGCGCCAAGGGGGTGGTGAATCTGGCGCCGTACAGCTTTTTCAACGCAGTGAGCGATGCCCCGCCAATGATCGTGTTCGCGCCCAACAATCCGCGACCGGGCGGCGGTGCCAAGGACACGCTCGCCAACCTGGAGCAGACCGGCGAATTCGTGGTCAATCTCTGCAATTTCGACCTGCGCGAGGCGATGAACCAGACCTCGGCCCATGTCGACCCCGACGTGGACGAGTTCGAACTGGCCGGCCTGACCAAGGCCGACTGCCATCACGTCAAGGTGCCGCGCGTGGCCGAGGCGCCGGCGGCGCTGGAATGCAAGTTCCTGTTCCGCACCCGGCTGCCCTCCTGGCACGCCAAGGTCGAGAACAATGTGGTGTTCGGCGAGGTCAAGGGCATCCACATCGCCGAGGCCATCCTGAAGGACGGGCTGGTCGACATGGCCGCCTACCAGCCGCTCGCCCGCCTGGGCTATATGGATTATTCGGTGGTGCGCGAGGTGTTCTCCATGGATCGCCCGGACGGCGACCTCGCCTCCTACGAAAGCTCGAAGCGGGCCCGCCGCGCGGCGGAATAAGGCCGCGACGCCCGACCGGACGCCCGGGGCAGCCTCCTCATTTTGGCGTCCTTGCGACGCGGCGGAGCCGCCGTGGCAATCCAGACCGGCCTCTCGCGCCCGGCCGCGCGGCTTCTCTGGATTGCCACGTGGGCAAAGCCCGCTCGCAATGACGCCAGAGGGGAAACTGCCGGCCCGGCGGCGCTCCCTCGGTCCGTCACCAAAGTTTAATGCGGTGCAGCATGGACAGGGCGCGAATCCCCTGGCCTCCTGGTCCGGACGGATATTCCACCGCTAGAGGGACGCTGATTGCCTGCGCCGCCATTGACCGCACGACCGGCCCCGCCGCGACTGCCCTTGCAGGCGCCGAATGGTGCAGCCTCCGTTTCACCCTCCGTTTCCGACGCCGCCCGGCTCCCCGCCCGGCGGCGTTTTTCGTGGGCGGTTCGCCCGATCCAGCAGGAGAAGCCTCCATGGGCAAGAAAGCGGCACGTCAGCAGGTCACGCACCTGGAAGAGGTGCGCCAGCACCAGGAATTCCTGGAAACCCGCTTTCTGGAGAATGGCGAGCGCTCGGCCGGTGGAGCGTGGGACCCGCTCGCCACCGTCGACCGGCAGCGCGACCGCCGCTATGTGCGCCATGTGCGGCCCATGTCCGACAACCAGCGCCTGTTGATGGAGGCGGTGGCCGAGCACAGCCTGACCTTCGCCATCGGCCCGGCCGGCACCGGCAAGACCTATCTCGCCATCGCCCAGGCGGTGGAGGCGCTGGAAAAGGGTGCGGTCGGCCGCATCGTGCTGACCCGCCCGGCGGTGGAGGCGGGCGAGAATCTGGGCTTCCTGCCTGGCGCGCTGGAGGACAAGCTCGACCCTTATCTGCGGCCGTTGTTCGACGCGCTCGGCGAGCGCCTGGGCGGCAAGCGGCTGCGGCAGTTGATGGGCGACGGCACTATCGAGATCGCGCCGGTCGCCTATATGCGCGGCCGCACCCTCAACAACGCCTTCATCGTCGTCGACGAGGCGCAGAACTGCACCTACCAGCAGATCAAGATGCTACTGACCCGGCTCGGCTGGCACTCGACCATGGTGGTGACAGGCGACCCGGAACAGACCGACCTGCTGCCGGAACTCTCGGGCCTGGCCGAGATCGCCGGCCGGCTGGACGCGCTGGAGCGCATCGCCGTCGTCCGCATGACCCGCGAGGACGTGGTGCGTCACCCGCTGGTGGGGGAAATGCTGGAAGTGTTATGAGGGCACTGCCAGCGCTGGTGGTCACACCGGGCGGCGTG is a genomic window containing:
- a CDS encoding SDR family oxidoreductase: MTKIVLITGASRGIGAACARLLARQGYAVAINYAGNSEAAATVAADILNAGGTAIAVKADVADPDAVETLFQTVDRELGPLTHLVNNAGVITERGRFEDMRRETVDRMLAVNVKGYVYPTQQAIRRMSTRHGGQGGVICNISSGSAHRGSPNNSVLYAMTKGAVNSLTIGLSQELVADGIRVNTVSPGLIATDMPGPDELARRVPGLPMKRAGTPEEIAQGVAYLLSDAASYTSGANLRIAGGLP
- a CDS encoding flavin reductase family protein, which produces MSHYFIEDPREHGLKFNPFKALIAPRPIAWVSTVSAKGVVNLAPYSFFNAVSDAPPMIVFAPNNPRPGGGAKDTLANLEQTGEFVVNLCNFDLREAMNQTSAHVDPDVDEFELAGLTKADCHHVKVPRVAEAPAALECKFLFRTRLPSWHAKVENNVVFGEVKGIHIAEAILKDGLVDMAAYQPLARLGYMDYSVVREVFSMDRPDGDLASYESSKRARRAAE
- a CDS encoding PhoH family protein, which gives rise to MGKKAARQQVTHLEEVRQHQEFLETRFLENGERSAGGAWDPLATVDRQRDRRYVRHVRPMSDNQRLLMEAVAEHSLTFAIGPAGTGKTYLAIAQAVEALEKGAVGRIVLTRPAVEAGENLGFLPGALEDKLDPYLRPLFDALGERLGGKRLRQLMGDGTIEIAPVAYMRGRTLNNAFIVVDEAQNCTYQQIKMLLTRLGWHSTMVVTGDPEQTDLLPELSGLAEIAGRLDALERIAVVRMTREDVVRHPLVGEMLEVL